Proteins encoded by one window of Synechococcus sp. MVIR-18-1:
- a CDS encoding glucose-6-phosphate dehydrogenase assembly protein OpcA, with protein MSPQLTLQTPLELPPSEVSNYLNQLWSRDQASSIGAHTFCLLIWQPAWVEQQLVRTGRIQGPIMGVQRDEVEEAGRKAILELDLPLSTPPLGSSVSNSLAKVDGSKTSDDLRGQHVDGALSTLRPRRLITLAPSLDSTRPLETLVAAYCPLPEEGGGTVACGDVVVLRGGTKALQEGLDTLQPLLPDDLPSWVWWNGPLDESPELLEQLSISPRRLILDSALGDPSYCLNLLATRLASGQAVNDLNWLRLGSWHQTLAMVFDPPHRRDALSHVVQLDIDVEGDHPVQGLLLASWIADRLGWTLKETGRHDAKTGDSDISGMFQRPDGTEVPLRVSPVPMGQPSIHPGQIVGLRMISKPEHGGAMCVILCAESGGCMRLEAGGMASMELVEEVVPLLHTHVEADMARLLEGGHDSSNPLLAAAAPLAAKLLS; from the coding sequence ATGTCCCCTCAGCTCACGCTTCAAACTCCCCTCGAGCTCCCTCCATCGGAGGTTTCCAATTACCTCAATCAATTGTGGTCCCGCGACCAAGCCAGCAGCATTGGGGCCCACACCTTTTGCCTGTTGATCTGGCAGCCAGCCTGGGTGGAACAACAGCTGGTCCGCACGGGCAGAATCCAGGGCCCAATCATGGGTGTCCAACGCGACGAGGTGGAAGAGGCTGGGCGGAAAGCAATCCTTGAGCTTGATCTCCCCCTCAGCACCCCGCCCTTGGGGAGCTCGGTGTCAAACAGTCTGGCCAAGGTTGATGGCAGCAAAACCAGTGATGACCTTCGTGGTCAACATGTTGACGGGGCCTTAAGCACGCTCAGACCACGGCGCTTGATCACCCTGGCGCCAAGTTTGGATTCCACACGCCCGTTGGAAACCTTGGTGGCCGCTTATTGCCCCTTACCGGAAGAAGGCGGGGGCACCGTTGCCTGTGGTGATGTGGTGGTGCTCCGCGGTGGAACGAAAGCCCTGCAGGAAGGACTCGACACCTTGCAGCCCTTGCTTCCCGATGACCTGCCCTCTTGGGTGTGGTGGAACGGGCCGCTCGATGAATCGCCTGAGCTATTGGAGCAGCTCTCGATCAGTCCTCGCAGGCTGATTCTCGATTCCGCTCTTGGTGATCCCTCTTACTGCCTGAACCTTCTCGCCACCAGGCTCGCAAGCGGGCAAGCCGTGAATGATCTCAACTGGCTGAGGCTGGGCAGCTGGCATCAAACCCTGGCGATGGTGTTTGATCCCCCGCACCGCCGCGATGCCCTGAGCCATGTGGTGCAACTCGACATCGATGTCGAGGGAGATCACCCTGTCCAAGGCCTTCTGTTGGCCTCTTGGATTGCAGATCGACTGGGTTGGACCCTGAAAGAGACCGGTCGGCATGATGCCAAAACCGGCGATTCCGATATCAGTGGGATGTTCCAACGTCCTGATGGAACAGAGGTGCCGCTGCGGGTGTCTCCCGTACCCATGGGGCAACCCAGCATTCATCCAGGACAAATCGTGGGACTGCGGATGATTTCCAAACCCGAGCATGGCGGGGCGATGTGCGTGATTCTCTGCGCAGAATCCGGGGGTTGCATGCGCCTTGAAGCTGGGGGCATGGCCAGCATGGAACTCGTGGAAGAAGTGGTGCCCTTGCTCCATACCCATGTGGAAGCCGACATGGCTCGCCTCCTTGAAGGTGGGCACGACTCCTCAAACCCGCTCCTAGCTGCAGCTGCCCCTCTGGCTGCCAAGCTTCTGAGTTGA
- the crtE gene encoding geranylgeranyl diphosphate synthase CrtE has protein sequence MSAAATSPESVPPSGELPSTFDFAEYLKLSRDRVEMALDSSMGPERPESLRDAMRYSLLAGGKRLRPILCLAACELVGGSSELAMPTAVALEMIHTMSLIHDDLPAMDNDDLRRGRPTNHKVYGDAMAILAGDAMLSRAFEMVAVRSPNVPADRLLRVVGELALVSGAPGLVGGQVVDLESEGQAVDLETLEYIHLHKTAALLRACVVTGALIGGASDDQLQAMRTYANGIGLAFQIIDDILDVTASSEVLGKTAGKDLLADKTTYPKLLGLEASREKALQLVRESKAALEPWRNKAAPLLALADYVASRDC, from the coding sequence ATGTCCGCTGCGGCCACTAGCCCCGAAAGCGTGCCGCCCTCCGGTGAGCTCCCCTCCACGTTTGACTTTGCGGAGTACCTCAAGCTCTCCCGCGATCGTGTGGAGATGGCCCTGGATTCCTCGATGGGGCCCGAGCGTCCTGAATCCTTGCGTGATGCGATGCGCTACTCCCTTCTGGCGGGGGGGAAACGCTTGCGGCCGATTTTGTGTCTTGCCGCTTGTGAATTAGTCGGGGGATCGTCCGAACTGGCCATGCCAACGGCGGTGGCTCTGGAGATGATCCACACCATGTCGTTAATTCACGACGACTTGCCGGCCATGGACAACGATGACCTGCGCCGGGGACGTCCGACCAACCACAAGGTGTATGGCGATGCCATGGCCATCCTTGCCGGTGATGCCATGCTCAGCCGTGCTTTTGAAATGGTGGCCGTCCGCAGTCCAAACGTGCCGGCGGATCGCTTGTTGCGGGTTGTTGGTGAGTTGGCTCTTGTCTCTGGAGCCCCTGGTTTGGTTGGTGGTCAGGTTGTGGATCTTGAATCCGAGGGCCAAGCGGTTGACCTTGAGACCCTCGAGTACATCCACCTTCACAAGACCGCGGCGTTGCTGCGTGCCTGTGTGGTGACCGGAGCTCTGATCGGAGGCGCGAGTGATGACCAACTGCAGGCGATGCGCACCTACGCCAATGGCATTGGTTTGGCCTTCCAGATCATTGACGACATCCTCGACGTAACCGCCAGCAGCGAAGTGCTTGGCAAAACGGCCGGCAAGGATCTGCTCGCCGATAAAACGACCTATCCCAAGCTTTTGGGACTTGAAGCCTCGCGTGAGAAGGCGTTGCAGTTGGTGCGGGAGTCCAAGGCTGCGCTTGAGCCTTGGCGCAACAAGGCAGCTCCCTTGTTGGCTCTCGCCGATTACGTGGCGAGTCGCGATTGTTGA
- the folD gene encoding bifunctional methylenetetrahydrofolate dehydrogenase/methenyltetrahydrofolate cyclohydrolase FolD, with protein MALRLDGKQLAAQLEVRLQQQIQNGMASAGRSPGLAVLRIGDDPASAVYVRNKEKACARIGVESFGSHLPAHASQQEVLTAIRELNADERVDGILLQLPLPKGLDETPLLAEIDPNKDADGLHTLNLGRLLKGEQGPRSCTPAGVMVMLRDQGIDPAGKRAVVVGRSILVGQPMALMLQAANATVTVAHSRTQDLESITRQAEILVVAAGRPEMIGADHITPGCVVVDVGIHRRPEGGLCGDVRAEELEPVASALSPVPGGVGPMTVTMLLVNTVVAWCRRHQVAMELSDLVV; from the coding sequence ATGGCTCTCAGGCTGGATGGCAAGCAGCTCGCCGCGCAGCTTGAAGTGCGTTTGCAGCAGCAGATTCAAAATGGCATGGCTTCAGCAGGGCGTTCACCAGGCCTGGCTGTGCTCCGTATTGGCGACGATCCCGCCAGTGCGGTCTATGTGCGCAACAAAGAGAAGGCCTGTGCACGCATTGGGGTGGAGAGCTTTGGCTCCCATCTCCCAGCTCATGCTTCACAGCAGGAGGTGTTGACAGCCATCCGCGAGCTCAATGCTGATGAACGGGTGGATGGGATCCTGCTCCAGCTGCCGCTGCCAAAGGGCTTGGATGAGACCCCGCTGCTGGCTGAAATCGATCCGAACAAAGATGCCGATGGATTGCACACCTTGAATCTCGGGCGCCTGTTGAAGGGTGAGCAGGGTCCACGAAGTTGCACACCTGCCGGTGTAATGGTGATGCTTCGTGATCAGGGCATCGATCCCGCCGGCAAACGTGCCGTCGTGGTGGGCCGCAGCATCCTGGTGGGCCAGCCGATGGCCCTCATGCTTCAGGCGGCGAACGCCACCGTCACGGTGGCCCATTCGCGCACGCAAGATCTGGAATCGATTACCCGTCAGGCTGAGATTCTTGTGGTGGCAGCAGGTCGCCCCGAAATGATCGGTGCCGATCACATCACACCGGGTTGTGTGGTGGTGGATGTTGGTATCCATCGCCGCCCTGAAGGCGGGCTTTGCGGTGATGTGCGCGCGGAGGAGCTAGAACCCGTCGCTTCAGCTCTTTCTCCAGTCCCTGGGGGGGTTGGCCCCATGACGGTCACGATGTTGCTGGTCAACACTGTGGTGGCCTGGTGTCGACGCCATCAAGTTGCAATGGAATTGTCTGATTTGGTGGTTTGA
- a CDS encoding cobyrinate a,c-diamide synthase gives MACVIAAPSSSSGKTLLSLSLIAWAQQRGLSIQPFKVGPDYLDPQVLGASAGRPCRNLDLPLCGPDWVKTSFHGYGGRCDLALVEGVMGLFDGIGSTGEGSSAAVAKHLNLPVVLVVDAGGQARSLAALVSGFRDLDPDVQLAGVVLNRVSTERHRLLLEDVLTSIDVPCLGCLPRDSSLELPSRHLGLAPAHELDQLNVRLGQWAAIADQHLEMGVFERLMAAPTRGPEPIQTVLANALAQDTQREPLPVAVAQDNAFHFRYPEMQDCLEALGMPVIPWHPLEDEPLPQAAYGLVIPGGFPELHAEQLSRCQQSLLGLRNWVKHKPLYAECGGMLMLGTSLMDGEGQTHAMAGVLPFHAQRGRLQVGYRHLTASHDSLLLKAGDQWMGHEFHRWELSEEPMGRWQPLWQVDGWHVDRREEGWALPTVHASWVHLHWASSSTISCRWRAALETVATQIATDS, from the coding sequence ATGGCCTGTGTGATCGCTGCTCCATCGAGCAGCAGCGGCAAAACTCTGCTCAGCCTCAGCCTGATCGCCTGGGCCCAACAGAGGGGATTGAGCATCCAACCTTTCAAGGTGGGGCCTGATTACCTCGACCCCCAAGTGCTTGGGGCCAGCGCCGGGCGCCCTTGTCGCAATCTCGACCTGCCCTTGTGCGGACCCGACTGGGTGAAGACCAGTTTCCATGGCTATGGAGGTCGCTGCGACTTAGCCCTCGTGGAGGGGGTGATGGGCCTATTCGATGGGATCGGCTCAACGGGCGAAGGAAGCAGCGCCGCCGTCGCCAAACACCTGAATTTGCCAGTGGTGCTGGTGGTGGATGCCGGCGGCCAAGCGCGATCGCTCGCCGCCCTCGTGAGCGGATTTCGTGATCTTGACCCCGACGTGCAACTGGCTGGTGTGGTGCTCAATCGCGTCAGCACTGAGCGCCATCGCTTGCTTCTCGAAGATGTCTTGACCTCCATTGACGTGCCCTGCCTGGGCTGTCTTCCGCGGGATTCAAGCCTCGAACTACCCAGCCGGCATTTGGGCTTAGCTCCAGCCCACGAACTCGATCAACTGAATGTTCGCCTGGGGCAATGGGCAGCGATCGCTGATCAACATCTGGAGATGGGGGTCTTTGAGAGGCTGATGGCAGCGCCAACGCGAGGTCCAGAACCGATCCAAACCGTGCTCGCGAACGCTCTGGCACAGGACACCCAGCGAGAGCCACTGCCAGTGGCCGTCGCCCAGGACAACGCCTTCCATTTCCGTTATCCCGAGATGCAGGATTGCCTCGAGGCACTGGGGATGCCGGTAATCCCTTGGCACCCCTTGGAGGACGAGCCGTTGCCGCAAGCGGCCTATGGACTTGTGATCCCTGGAGGCTTCCCTGAACTGCATGCCGAACAACTGAGCCGATGCCAACAAAGCCTGTTAGGCCTGCGCAACTGGGTAAAACACAAACCGCTGTACGCCGAATGCGGCGGGATGTTGATGCTGGGAACCAGTTTGATGGATGGGGAGGGACAAACCCATGCCATGGCAGGGGTCTTACCGTTTCACGCCCAACGCGGGAGATTGCAGGTGGGCTATCGCCACTTAACGGCATCCCACGACAGCTTGCTCCTGAAAGCGGGTGATCAGTGGATGGGACATGAATTTCACCGCTGGGAGCTCAGCGAGGAACCTATGGGCAGATGGCAACCGCTGTGGCAGGTTGATGGCTGGCATGTTGATCGCAGAGAAGAGGGATGGGCACTTCCGACCGTTCACGCAAGCTGGGTGCATCTTCACTGGGCCAGCTCTTCGACGATCTCATGCCGATGGCGCGCCGCTCTCGAAACCGTGGCGACACAGATCGCGACGGATTCATAA
- a CDS encoding GAP family protein encodes MSDTTLWAELLAYGTGIGLSPIHIAVLLLLLLGPKPLQRGGWFVAGWVVTTMATSALLVTVGHSLVLDMTQGSHHRTGLDLLAGGALIAVGSRELLRSFTDGDTPPAWTASVDRFVNMPLPLLLVLGAVAEVASPDDLVLFAKSAGVVLAAQLPTWQELIGLLAFTIGASLLMLTPLIAVAIGREKVVPVLERGKEVLFARGELVLAAVSIGIGGYLGWQGISGLTLI; translated from the coding sequence ATGAGCGACACCACGCTCTGGGCTGAGCTACTCGCCTATGGCACTGGCATCGGCCTATCCCCGATCCACATCGCCGTTCTACTGCTGCTTCTCCTGGGACCGAAACCCTTACAACGCGGGGGCTGGTTCGTTGCGGGATGGGTTGTCACCACAATGGCGACGTCAGCTCTATTGGTGACTGTGGGGCATTCACTGGTACTGGACATGACGCAGGGCTCCCATCACCGAACGGGCTTGGATCTCCTCGCTGGTGGGGCCTTAATCGCCGTTGGCAGTAGGGAATTGCTGCGATCGTTCACCGATGGAGACACACCGCCGGCATGGACCGCAAGCGTGGATCGCTTTGTGAACATGCCCCTCCCTTTGCTGTTGGTGTTGGGTGCGGTCGCGGAAGTTGCCAGTCCTGATGATCTCGTGCTGTTCGCGAAATCAGCAGGCGTTGTCTTAGCCGCTCAACTGCCTACTTGGCAAGAACTGATTGGCCTTTTGGCCTTCACGATCGGAGCAAGCCTGTTGATGCTTACCCCTTTAATCGCCGTTGCGATTGGTCGAGAAAAAGTCGTGCCTGTATTAGAACGCGGAAAAGAGGTGCTGTTTGCTCGAGGCGAGCTGGTTTTAGCCGCCGTCAGCATCGGAATCGGGGGCTATCTCGGCTGGCAAGGAATCAGCGGTCTTACCCTGATTTAG
- a CDS encoding divergent PAP2 family protein, producing MTISMISTLSMPAQILDNAVLAWGLAACGLAQFSKLFLELVLHRRWRPAVLFETGGMPSSHSALVTGTAAGVGWQMGFDQPAFALAATVAFVVMYDASGVRRAAGFTAARLNELPDSLWPNPPEKPLKERLGHTRTEVLVGSLLGPLIALPGLFFVGSPLHLAQTFGLLSG from the coding sequence ATGACGATTTCAATGATCTCAACGCTGTCCATGCCTGCTCAGATTTTGGATAATGCTGTGCTCGCCTGGGGATTGGCCGCCTGCGGGTTGGCGCAGTTCTCCAAGCTGTTCCTTGAATTGGTGCTGCATCGGCGCTGGAGGCCGGCGGTGTTGTTTGAAACCGGAGGGATGCCTTCGAGTCACTCGGCATTGGTCACTGGCACAGCCGCTGGAGTGGGCTGGCAGATGGGTTTTGATCAGCCTGCGTTTGCGCTGGCTGCCACGGTGGCATTTGTGGTGATGTACGACGCCAGTGGGGTGCGCCGAGCGGCTGGATTTACGGCCGCTCGGCTCAACGAACTTCCTGATTCGCTCTGGCCCAACCCTCCGGAGAAGCCCCTCAAAGAGCGGCTCGGTCATACGCGCACGGAGGTGTTGGTGGGCAGTTTGCTGGGACCTTTAATCGCACTCCCTGGACTCTTTTTTGTGGGGTCGCCCCTTCATTTGGCCCAAACGTTTGGTTTGTTGAGCGGGTGA
- a CDS encoding HDIG domain-containing metalloprotein, with the protein MFRSHPLAQLWRSWLRSESPRRPVLRWNRLQKAGLLVVCIAVALVSSWPWLVEPDLRPGIPAPFDSIAPKAARVVDSEALDQRRSSLMPNTFVQVVDEQQSSLLKLRLERHLAELERVARSQNIDRIGPVNLTADEQRWLEKRSQNDRKNWDMAIRRAVDRMLSQGLVNTLAIEQLRKASSLQLEALGPENVPARTLGSKIATTTLQGASNLQTDPLRSQRLIEELITKQGIPSIEVKAGDLITRKGEPISSQAYDVLDFFGLINRSPKLGIWLLRFTEALASCGVMLLVMKRERPCLEASHGFLAIGLLLISQFSKIWFGAAVSPLAVIVPPTLLLAQGLGTTSGLTWMAVSCLLWPTPVSGLGEGRLLITAAVAAIAAIQAGRLRSRAQLLQLAVLLPLGALVAEMVVLRQPFEAVNLSWTRLTPDTGELASEALLMGLLMMLTILLIPLLESSFGLLTRARLMELADQERPLLRRLSSEAPGTFEHTLMICGLAEEGARAIRADVDLIKTGSLYHDVGKLHAPNWFIENQTTGEENPHTKLNDPVASAGVLQAHVDEGLKLARRYRLPRPIADFIPEHQGTLRMGFFLHQAQQKDPTVSEHLFRYRGPTPRSKETGILMLADGCEAALRSLPPDTSDSEAQTTVKRILEARLADGQLSQSGLSRAEVDLVMHAFVRVWRRMRHRRIPYPIPAKRSFSA; encoded by the coding sequence GTGTTCCGATCTCATCCCCTAGCCCAGCTCTGGAGAAGCTGGTTGCGGAGTGAGTCACCGCGACGCCCTGTGCTGCGCTGGAACCGCCTTCAGAAGGCGGGATTGCTTGTGGTCTGCATTGCCGTAGCCCTGGTCTCCAGCTGGCCATGGCTGGTGGAACCCGACTTACGACCTGGAATCCCAGCGCCATTCGATTCGATTGCTCCGAAGGCAGCGAGGGTCGTCGACAGCGAAGCGCTCGATCAAAGGCGATCTAGCTTGATGCCCAACACCTTTGTACAGGTGGTGGATGAACAGCAATCAAGCCTCCTCAAGCTCAGACTCGAGCGGCATCTTGCCGAATTAGAACGCGTCGCCAGAAGCCAGAACATCGACCGAATTGGCCCCGTCAATCTGACCGCAGACGAGCAACGTTGGCTGGAAAAACGCTCGCAAAACGATCGCAAAAACTGGGATATGGCGATCCGTAGGGCTGTCGATCGCATGCTCAGCCAAGGCCTTGTGAACACACTGGCGATTGAGCAGCTCAGAAAGGCTTCATCACTGCAACTCGAAGCCTTAGGCCCTGAGAACGTTCCAGCAAGAACCCTCGGCAGCAAGATCGCCACCACAACGCTTCAAGGAGCTAGCAACCTCCAAACCGATCCGCTGCGCAGTCAACGACTGATCGAAGAGCTGATCACCAAGCAAGGGATTCCAAGCATTGAAGTGAAAGCTGGCGATCTGATCACCCGCAAAGGCGAACCGATTAGCTCCCAGGCCTACGACGTACTCGATTTCTTTGGGCTGATCAATCGCAGCCCGAAACTCGGAATTTGGTTGTTGCGTTTCACCGAAGCCCTCGCAAGTTGTGGAGTGATGCTGCTCGTGATGAAACGGGAAAGGCCCTGCCTTGAGGCCTCCCACGGGTTTCTGGCGATCGGCCTGCTGTTGATCAGCCAATTCAGCAAGATTTGGTTCGGTGCAGCGGTGAGCCCACTGGCTGTGATCGTGCCACCCACCCTGCTTCTCGCTCAAGGCCTCGGAACCACCAGTGGTCTGACCTGGATGGCGGTGAGCTGTTTGCTTTGGCCCACTCCAGTGAGCGGATTGGGCGAAGGCCGGCTGCTGATTACCGCTGCCGTTGCGGCGATCGCCGCCATTCAGGCCGGACGATTACGCAGCCGAGCTCAGTTGTTGCAACTAGCAGTGTTGCTGCCGTTGGGTGCGTTAGTCGCCGAAATGGTGGTGCTGCGTCAACCGTTTGAAGCCGTGAACCTGTCCTGGACACGGCTCACTCCCGATACCGGAGAACTCGCGTCTGAGGCCTTGCTGATGGGTCTGCTGATGATGCTCACGATTCTGCTGATTCCGCTGCTGGAAAGCTCATTCGGCCTGCTCACGCGGGCCCGTTTGATGGAACTGGCCGATCAAGAGCGCCCACTGCTGCGCCGGTTGTCGTCAGAAGCACCTGGAACGTTTGAACACACATTGATGATCTGCGGGTTGGCCGAGGAGGGAGCGCGTGCGATTCGGGCCGATGTGGATCTGATCAAAACAGGATCCCTTTATCACGATGTGGGCAAACTCCATGCTCCGAACTGGTTCATCGAAAATCAAACCACCGGCGAAGAGAATCCACACACCAAATTGAACGATCCGGTCGCGAGTGCCGGAGTTCTCCAAGCCCATGTGGATGAAGGCCTCAAATTGGCTCGGCGCTACCGCTTGCCGCGGCCGATCGCGGATTTCATTCCAGAGCATCAAGGCACCTTGCGGATGGGCTTTTTCTTGCATCAAGCCCAGCAAAAAGATCCAACGGTTTCGGAACACTTATTTCGCTATCGAGGCCCCACGCCTCGATCGAAAGAAACCGGAATTTTGATGCTGGCTGACGGCTGTGAGGCCGCCTTGCGATCCCTTCCCCCCGACACCAGCGACAGCGAAGCGCAAACCACAGTGAAACGCATCTTGGAGGCGCGCTTGGCCGATGGGCAGCTGAGTCAAAGCGGTCTGAGTCGCGCCGAAGTTGATCTGGTGATGCATGCCTTTGTGCGCGTCTGGAGGCGCATGCGGCATCGCCGGATTCCCTATCCAATCCCTGCAAAACGCAGCTTCAGCGCCTAA
- a CDS encoding AAA family ATPase, giving the protein MSRLKPSEAILTNDQQTAAALFETWLANEDPSIPFVLSGYAGSGKTFLSMRLLRQVEATGLCWTVVAPTHKAVGVLRHALDLEGLHPTWYPSTIHRLLRLKLRRQGDREVCESTEQTAASLEHLGLVLVDESSMVDSSLLSVALQCAHPFKTRLVFVGDPAQLPPVGEADSPVFSMDRAITASLKQVVRHQGPVLQLASCLRDGRLPCELPPLMPPLRSELGQVGVLNRSAWLIQAQDGLRRAAACDNPDAARILCYTNRTLDALVPHARRAIHGEMADQMAVLPGEVLISRTAVMAPASRDGAETGEEPDLVLGSNREVVVEDVTPERCDLAEFGFAGETQMALAGFEAPVIDTVTARVRSGELELSLRLQPPSGSAARQRLDGVLQGLRTQARDAGKRGGRPLWRQYFLIRDAFASLGPAAVLTVHRSQGSSFGEVFVADDVFWPQDLVLRRQLAYVAVSRAQEAVWIAGRSSSVKAVERWTRALRTE; this is encoded by the coding sequence GTGAGCAGGCTGAAGCCCTCTGAGGCCATCCTTACCAACGATCAGCAGACGGCAGCTGCATTGTTTGAGACCTGGCTGGCAAACGAGGATCCCAGTATTCCGTTTGTGTTGAGCGGTTACGCCGGCAGTGGCAAAACCTTCCTCTCGATGCGTTTGCTGCGCCAAGTGGAAGCGACGGGGCTGTGTTGGACCGTTGTCGCCCCCACCCATAAAGCGGTTGGGGTGTTGCGCCATGCCCTTGATTTAGAGGGGCTCCACCCCACGTGGTACCCCTCCACCATCCATCGACTGTTGCGGCTCAAGTTGCGTCGCCAGGGGGATCGGGAGGTTTGCGAATCCACCGAACAAACGGCGGCCTCGTTGGAACATCTCGGCCTGGTCCTGGTTGATGAGTCCTCCATGGTCGATAGCTCGCTGTTGTCTGTCGCACTGCAGTGCGCGCATCCTTTCAAAACTCGGCTTGTGTTCGTTGGCGATCCGGCCCAGCTTCCGCCGGTGGGAGAAGCGGATAGCCCTGTGTTCTCCATGGACCGCGCGATCACAGCGTCGCTTAAGCAAGTGGTTCGTCATCAAGGGCCTGTGCTGCAGCTGGCGAGCTGCTTGCGGGATGGACGCTTGCCCTGTGAGCTGCCGCCCTTAATGCCTCCGCTGCGCAGCGAATTGGGTCAGGTGGGTGTTCTTAATCGTTCGGCTTGGCTAATCCAGGCTCAAGATGGCCTGCGCCGGGCTGCGGCCTGTGACAACCCAGATGCAGCGCGCATTCTTTGCTACACCAATCGCACCCTGGATGCGCTTGTGCCCCATGCACGACGCGCCATTCATGGTGAGATGGCGGATCAGATGGCTGTTCTTCCTGGAGAAGTCTTGATCAGCCGTACAGCGGTGATGGCGCCTGCCTCCCGCGATGGGGCCGAAACAGGGGAAGAACCCGATCTAGTGCTGGGCTCGAATCGGGAAGTGGTGGTGGAGGATGTCACCCCCGAACGTTGTGACCTCGCTGAATTTGGGTTTGCGGGGGAGACGCAGATGGCACTCGCTGGATTCGAGGCACCTGTTATTGACACTGTGACAGCGAGGGTTCGTAGTGGAGAGCTAGAGCTCAGTTTGCGCTTGCAGCCGCCTTCCGGGAGTGCAGCAAGGCAGCGCCTTGATGGGGTCCTTCAGGGGTTACGCACCCAGGCAAGGGATGCGGGAAAGCGGGGTGGACGGCCTCTTTGGCGTCAGTATTTTTTGATCCGTGATGCTTTTGCCTCGTTGGGTCCAGCGGCCGTGCTGACTGTTCACCGCAGTCAAGGCAGCAGTTTTGGAGAGGTGTTTGTTGCCGATGACGTGTTCTGGCCGCAGGATCTTGTCCTGCGGCGGCAGTTGGCCTATGTCGCGGTGAGTCGAGCGCAAGAGGCGGTCTGGATAGCGGGAAGGTCGTCATCAGTCAAAGCCGTGGAACGTTGGACTCGGGCGCTGAGGACTGAATAA
- a CDS encoding acylphosphatase → MARRSRNRGDTDRDGFIKTTRQPQQPLKERWRFLIEGSVQGVGFRQSCRQRAIDLGLCGWVRNLKDGSVEVQAEGGERALNELRLWFERGPSTASVSRVLFSKMPVTGHDWFDIRT, encoded by the coding sequence ATGGCGCGCCGCTCTCGAAACCGTGGCGACACAGATCGCGACGGATTCATAAAGACCACGCGTCAGCCACAGCAACCCTTAAAGGAACGCTGGAGATTTCTGATCGAAGGCAGCGTGCAAGGGGTGGGATTCAGACAGAGTTGCCGACAACGAGCCATCGATCTTGGTCTTTGTGGCTGGGTTCGCAACCTCAAAGACGGGAGCGTGGAAGTTCAGGCGGAGGGAGGCGAAAGAGCCTTGAACGAATTACGTCTGTGGTTTGAGCGCGGCCCAAGCACAGCAAGCGTGAGCAGGGTGTTGTTCTCAAAGATGCCCGTCACTGGACATGACTGGTTTGACATTCGGACTTAA
- a CDS encoding histidine phosphatase family protein encodes MGNERQLWLLRHGATEWAKNGRHTGSTDLPLLPEGEEEAKQLAPALTNHQFAAVFSSPLQRATRTCELGGLGQQRHIMDSLREWDYGDYEGITTPEIRKTNPNWTVWSHGCPNGEDAESVQQRCEHTIAIALAAPGEGDVALFAHGHVLRALTGTWLGLGAAGGRYFQLGTGTICILGFERGQRAIARWNAPTNGLF; translated from the coding sequence ATGGGTAACGAACGTCAGCTCTGGTTGCTTCGACACGGAGCCACGGAATGGGCCAAAAACGGACGACACACAGGCAGCACCGATCTGCCTTTATTGCCTGAGGGCGAAGAAGAGGCAAAGCAACTTGCGCCTGCGCTCACAAATCATCAGTTTGCAGCCGTTTTTAGTTCACCACTGCAACGGGCAACACGCACATGTGAGCTGGGCGGCCTTGGCCAACAACGTCACATCATGGACAGCTTGCGCGAGTGGGATTACGGCGATTACGAAGGAATCACAACCCCCGAGATTCGCAAGACCAATCCGAACTGGACGGTATGGAGTCATGGCTGCCCCAATGGGGAAGACGCGGAATCTGTACAACAACGCTGCGAACACACCATTGCTATCGCCTTAGCGGCTCCGGGTGAGGGGGATGTTGCCCTCTTTGCCCATGGGCACGTGCTACGTGCCTTAACAGGCACATGGTTGGGACTCGGTGCAGCAGGTGGGCGCTACTTCCAGCTCGGCACAGGAACAATCTGCATCCTGGGCTTCGAGCGGGGGCAACGCGCGATCGCCCGCTGGAATGCCCCTACCAACGGCTTATTTTGA